From a single Leishmania infantum JPCM5 genome chromosome 36 genomic region:
- a CDS encoding putative dolicholphosphate-mannose synthase — MPSEHWSFFGLPPFFTEQHSPATLDRQCTLWSNLLLDHAIYHAQRTAGGDTNALLRFYTTQSDIFYNPAIDKRLSPEAAHTMLQSLVARHPNHAVIVSDGGPRDFSVLVCTTEDGFKGMEETLLRYILDHGEVQTTAMLSKKGTVMTFDELASGAALGYGQTRPAYLARFSSAAVPVADVGRLSEEQAIRTYLHAVNHRPVSAMRPFKVTLFNLDGTATQPYQGVKFGGE, encoded by the coding sequence ATGCCCTCCGAACACTGGAGTTTTTTTGGGCTGCCGCCCTTCTTCACCGAGCAGCACTCACCGGCTACGCTGGACAGGCAGTGCACGCTGTGGTCGAACCTCCTTCTCGACCACGCCATCTACCACGCCcagcgcaccgccggcggcgatACCAATGCCCTTCTGCGCTTCTATACTACCCAGAGCGACATCTTCTACAACCCGGCCATCGACAAGCGTCTGAGCCCAGAGGCCGCTCACACGATGCTGCAGTCGCTCGTTGCACGCCACCCGAACCACGCCGTTATCGTCTCAGACGGCGGCCCCAGGGACTTCTCTGTGCTCGTGTGCACGACGGAGGACGGGTTCAAGGGGATGGAGGAGACGTTGCTGCGCTACATTCTCGACCACGGCGAggtgcagacgacggcaATGCTCTCGAAAAAGGGCACAGTCATGACCTTCGACGAGCTCGCTAGCGGCGCAGCCCTCGGCTACGGGCAGACTCGCCCAGCGTATCTCGCGCGATTTTCCTCTGCTGCCGTTCCAGTTGCTGATGTCGGCCGCCTCTCCGAGGAGCAGGCGATTCGCACGTATTTGCACGCTGTGAACCATCGCCCCGTGTCGGCGATGCGCCCCTTCAAGGTGACTCTCTTTAACCTCGACGGGACCGCGACACAGCCCTACCAAGGCGTCAAGTTCGGTGGCGAATGA
- a CDS encoding putative proteasome beta 2 subunit yields MAETAIAFRCQDYVMVAAAGLNAFYYIKITDAEDKITQLDTHQLIACTGENGPRVNFTEYVKCNLMLNRMRQHGRHSSCDSTANFMRNCLASAIRSREGAYQVNCLFAGYDMPVSEDDDGAVGPQLFYLDYLGTLQAVPYGCHGYGACFVTALLDCLWRPDLTQQEGLELMQKCCDEVKRRVVISNSYFFVKAVTKNGVEVITAVH; encoded by the coding sequence aTGGCGGAGACTGCGATTGCGTTCCGCTGCCAGGACTACGTCATGGTCGCTGCGGCCGGCCTCAACGCCTTCTACTACATCAAGATAACCGACGCGGAGGACAAGATTACGCAGCTTGACACACATCAGCTGATCGCGTGCACTGGCGAGAATGGCCCTCGCGTGAACTTCACCGAATACGTAAAGTGCAACCTCATGCTCAACCGCATGCGCCAGCACGggcgccacagcagctgcgaTTCAACGGCGAACTTCATGCGCAACTGCCTCGCCAGTGCGATCCGCAGTCGCGAGGGGGCTTACCAGGTGAACTGCCTCTTTGCCGGCTACGACATGCCGGTTTCCGAGGATGACGACGGTGCGGTGGGACCGCAGCTGTTTTACTTGGACTACCTCGGCACCCTGCAGGCTGTGCCGTATGGTTGCCATGGCTACGGAGCTTGCTTTGTGACTGCTCTGCTAGATTGCCTCTGGCGTCCTGATTTGACCCAACAGGAGGGCCTTGAGCTCATGCAGAAGTGCTGCGATGAGGTGAAGCGCCGCGTCGTCATCAGCAACTCATACTTCTTTGTGAAGGCGGTGACGAAGAACGGAGTAGAGGTCATCACGGCGGTGCACTAG
- the RNHii gene encoding putative ribonuclease HII, whose product MLHAWRFVPLARSTSALGSGLLRPSRVLRQKRLAYSPFRPPPTWNALQKVEVGHRQTDTGEPTLDGTLDLVGYQLYRDGLLPQTNILGRTLPVPDTSGISAATRRKLERERDVAVAHMKRHGVRLRRSIKETAVTIGCDEAGRGPLAGPVVGAAVSRIPVSSFNNEFDQLYEAPEQFQIFDSKSVSERQRDLVFAMITGHVDFFDIASCKKFVVHHCAGDEATSLALSSKKFDSHVKLSKLPFKKLISMQTPYLITYHGYNSAGNYVYFWSIGIANHTYIDEYNIYNASMNTMHRSAQSIWHMLSDARFSHEAAPRPRSSSIAQYLFSRFCTAANHDNEKRYQVPHHLELLKGATEYFDFEPIQPPLVLIDGHAVPGPSYDYFTSVRIGGDVQPIIEGDKRSLSIAAASCLAKVTRDELMNYIDALYPGYGFRENKGYPVEQHMKYVAKNGLCPIHRKTYRPCRTVLEKGLQRK is encoded by the coding sequence ATGCTCCACGCATGGCGCTTCGTTCCTCTTGCACGTAGTACGTCCGCCCTTGGCAGTGGGTTGCTCCGGCCCAGTCGCGTTCTTCGGCAGAAGCGACTCGCCTATTCCCCTTTCaggccaccgccgacatgGAACGCGCTGCAGAAGGTGGAGGTGGGGCATCGCCAGACGGACACGGGCGAGCCTACACTCGATGGCACGCTGGACCTGGTCGGGTACCAGCTCTATCGTGACGGTCTGCTGCCTCAGACGAACATCTTAGGCCGCACGCTGCCGGTTCCCGATACCAGTGGCATCTCTGCGGCGACTCGTCGTAAGCttgagcgagagagagatgtggcggtggcgcacatGAAGAGGCACGGCGTGCgactgcggcgcagcatcaAGGAAACAGCCGTGACGATCGGATGCGATGAGGCGGGCAGAGGCCCACTTGCCGGccccgtcgtcggcgccgccgtctcgcgCATTCCCGTCTCCAGCTTCAACAACGAGTTTGACCAGCTGTACGAGGCACCCGAGCAGTTTCAGATCTTCGACAGCAAGTCCGTgtcggagcggcagcgcgaccTAGTGTTTGCCATGATCACCGGACACGTTGACTTCTTCGACATTGCCAGTTGCAAGAAGTTTGTCGTGCACCACTGCGCCGGTGATGAGGCGACATCGTTAGCGCTTAGCAGTAAGAAGTTCGACTCCCACGTGAAGCTATCGAAACTGCCCTTCAAGAAGCTGATCTCCATGCAAACGCCGTATCTGATCACCTATCACGGGTACAACAGCGCAGGCAACTATGTGTACTTCTGGTCCATCGGCATCGCCAACCACACCTACATTGATGAGTACAACATCTACAACGCCTCCATGAACACGATGCACCGCTCCGCTCAGTCTATTTGGCACATGCTGAGCGACGCGCGCTTCTcgcacgaggcggcgccgcggccgcgctcATCCAGCATTGCGCAGTACCTGTTCAGCCGcttctgcaccgccgccaacCACGACAACGAGAAACGCTATCAGGTGCCGCATCACCTGGAGCTCCTGAAAGGGGCCACCGAGTACTTCGACTTCGAACCAATACAGCCTCCGCTAGTTCTCATCGACGGCCATGCCGTACCGGGCCCGAGCTACGACTACTTCACCAGCGTTCGCATTGGTGGCGACGTGCAGCCCATCATCGAGGGCGATAAGCGCAGCctctccatcgccgccgcgtcgtgtCTCGCCAAGGTCACCCGTGACGAGCTCATGAACTACATCGACGCCCTCTACCCCGGCTACGGCTTTCGGGAAAACAAAGGATACCCGGTCGAGCAGCACATGAAGTACGTGGCCAAGAACGGACTGTGCCCGATACACCGCAAGACCTATCGCCCATGCCGCacggtgctggagaaggggCTGCAGAGGAAGTGA